GGTCGCCGGAGCGCACCGTGACCACGGGGCGCTGACCACAGCCCGGCGGGGGCCGCATCCCGGGGCGCCGCGGGCGGGTCCGTGTCACCCGGCCGGATGCCGTCCGGGTGCGGGGGCCCGCCGGGCCGCGTTGGCTGCTGACCAGGCAGCACGGATGATTCCCGACCCTGGGCGGCGCATGGGACGTGCCGCCGGCCGTGCCGCCGGAGGCCAGCCAATGCGCAAGTCCATATCCCTGCTCCGCTCCGGTCTCGCCCTCACGGCCACCGCCGCACTCCCGGTCGCGCTCGCGGCGCCGGCCGCAGCGGTCTCCGGCATCTCCGTCAGCACCACCGGCTCCTCCGTCTCGGTGGTCACCAGCGCGTGCACCCAGATCAACGGCAGCTGGGGCACCGCGGCGCTGCTCACCAGCAGTCAGGCCAGCTTCTCCCAGGGCCGCCAGGCGGCGCTGTCGGGCACCACCGTCAGCCAGTCCGCGGCCTGGTCCGGGGTGAGCCCGGGGACCTACACCGTGGTGGTGGTCTGCTCCAGCGGCAGTACGGCGGGCAGCCAGGCGGTGATCGTCTCCGCCGGGTCCGCACCGACGCTCTCGACCACCTCCAGGCCGTTGCCCACCCGCCCGGTTCCCGTCCAGCCGGCGCCCGCCCGGGGCGTCAACGGCGGCCTGGGCGGCGCCGTCCGCGACTACGGCCCCCTCACCCTCGGCGTCGGCGCGGCCCTGGTGGGCGCGGGCGCCGTCACCGCCGTGTGGTGCCTGCGCCGCCGCTCGAAACCGACGCGCCCCTGACCCCCTGCCCCGGCCCGCCGACATGGACCGGCGCCGGCCCCGCCGCCCGGATCCGGCCCTCGAACCGCAAGGACGCGAACGAGCCCGCCGGATCGACGTCCACGGGTCCGGCACCCGCGCAGGGCGCCGGACCCGGCCGGGCGACGACGCCGCACGACCACGGCGGCCGGCACCCGGCGCCCGCGCGACCGATGGCCCCGGCGTCGTCACCGGCCGGCGCCCGTACCACCGTTCGAAACCGACGCCCCCCGCGACCGGCCGGTGCCCGCCACGCCGTCCGGCCCCGGCGCGCCCGGAAGCCGGTCAGCCCGTCTCGCCGTCGTCGGACGGTCCGGGGAACTCCGCGAGGGCGTGGGACAGCCACTGCGTCCAGAAGGTCTCCAGGTCGATGCCCGCCCGCAGCACCAGGTGCCGCAGCCGGTCCTCGGGGGCGTTCCGCTCCGGTGGGAAGTCGCGGCGTTCGATCTCCTCGTACTCGGCCAACTGCCGCCGGTGCAGCTCCAGATGGCGCCGCAGGTCCGCCTCCAGACCCGCCGTGCCGACCACCGCCGCCGCGCGCAGCCGCAGCAGGAGGGTGTCCCGCAGCGGCTTGGGGTCCTGTGCGGCGGCGGTCCAGCGGGCCAGTTCGGCGCGGCCCGCGGGCAGCACCTCGTAGCTCTTCTTCTGCCCACGGGCCGGCTGCTCGGCCGGCAGCGCCCGGATGAGCCCTTCGCCCTCCAGCTTTCCCAGCTCGCGATAGATCTGCTGGTGCGTCGCGGACCAGAAGTAGCCGATCGACTTGTCGAACCGGCGGGTCAGCTCCAGTCCCGACGACGGCTTTTCCAGCAGGGCGGTGAGGATCGCGTGCGGGAGTGACATGGGCTCATCCTAGGGATGCCCCGGCGGGGGCCTAGAGCGCCGCCGCCAGTTCGGTGCCCTGCTTGATGGCCCGCTTGGCGTCCAGCTCCGCGGCGACGTCCGCACCGCCGATCAGGTGCGCGCCGCGGCCGACGGCGACCAGCTCCTCGTACAGGTCGCGGCGCGGTTCCTGGCCGGTGCACAGCACCACGGTGTCGACCTCCAGGACGGTGCTCTCCTCGCCGACGGTGATGTGCAGGCCGGCGTCGTCGATGCGGTCGTAGCGCACGCCCGGGACCATGGTGACCCCGCGGTGCCGCAGTTCGGTGCGGTGGATCCAGCCGGTGGTCTTGCCGAGTCCGGCGCCGACCTTGCCGGTCTTGCGCTGGAGCAGGTGGACCTGGCGGGGCGGGGCCGGGCGGCGCGGCTCGGTGAGGCCGCCGGGCGCCGTGTACTCCATGTCGACGCCCCAGTTGCGGAAGTACGCCGCGGGGTCCTCGCTCGCCTTGTCCCCGCCGTCGGTGAGGTACTCGGCGACGTCGAAGCCGATGCCGCCGGCGCCCAGGACGGCCACGCGGTCGCCGACGTCGGCGCCGTCGCGCAGCACGTCGAGGTAGCCGAGCACGCGCGGGTGGTCGACACCCGGGATGTCGGGGGTGCGCGGGGTGACGCCGGTGGCGACGACCACCTCGTCGTAGTCGGCCACGTCCGCGGCGCTCACCCAGGTGTTCAGGCGCACC
This Streptomyces misionensis DNA region includes the following protein-coding sequences:
- a CDS encoding PadR family transcriptional regulator; the encoded protein is MSLPHAILTALLEKPSSGLELTRRFDKSIGYFWSATHQQIYRELGKLEGEGLIRALPAEQPARGQKKSYEVLPAGRAELARWTAAAQDPKPLRDTLLLRLRAAAVVGTAGLEADLRRHLELHRRQLAEYEEIERRDFPPERNAPEDRLRHLVLRAGIDLETFWTQWLSHALAEFPGPSDDGETG